Proteins encoded in a region of the Raphanus sativus cultivar WK10039 chromosome 8, ASM80110v3, whole genome shotgun sequence genome:
- the LOC108822377 gene encoding uncharacterized protein At4g37920, protein MVSVTCSFAVSSFRSVEFGAPSFCAGSHVRLTTRALQIGQGYILNSKNKRPHRFAVSAVVDDKSVVTPKEKKDESVVVVDEQKMVKVCDKLIEVFMVDKPSPSDWRKLLAFSKEWDSIRPNFYKRCRERADSEDDNPEMKHKVLRLARKLKEVDEDIQRHNELLNVIKTTSPADIGQLVARRRKDFTNEFFDHLHTVAESYYDNPDEQTALASLGKLCIAAVQAYDTSTESIDALNAAEMKLNDIINSPSLDAACRKIDSLAEKNQLDSALVLMITKAWSAAKESNMMKDEVKDILYHLYVTARGNLQRLMPKEVRILKYLLSIEDPEEQVSALQDAFTPGDELEGTDVDYLYTTPEHLQSLIKTVLEAYHFSREGSLVKEAKDLMHPELIAKIEQLKQVVEKKYM, encoded by the exons ATGGTTTCTGTTACTTGCTCTTTTGCGGTTTCTAGCTTTCGCTCCGTAGAATTTGGAGCTCCTTCCTTTTGTGCCGGAAGTCATGTGCGACTCACTACTCGTGCGCTTCAAATCGGACAAG GTTATATCCTAAACTCGAAGAATAAAAGACCTCACCGGTTCGCCGTTTCGGCTGTTGTGGATGATAAAAGTGTTGTAACGCCTAAAGAGAAGAAAGACGAAAGTGTGGTGGTGGTAGATGAGCAGAAGATGGTCAAAGTTTGCGACAAGCTGATTGAGGTTTTCATGGTTGACAAGCCCTCGCCATCTGATTGGCGAAAGCTGCTAGCTTTCAGCAAAGAGTGGGATAGCATCCGTCCCAATTTCTACAAAAGGTGTCGGGAACGAGCTGATTCCGAGGATGATAACCCTGAGATGAAGCACAAGGTTCTTCGTCTCGCAAGAAAGCTCAAGGAGGTTGATGAAGACATTCAAAGGCACAATGAGCTTTTAAATGTCATCAAGACGACGTCACCTGCTGACATTGGCCAACTTGTTGCCAGGCGACGTAAAGATTTCACTAACGAGTTTTTCGACCATTTGCACACTGTTGCCGAGTCCTACTATGACAATCCGGATGAGCAGACTG ctCTTGCATCACTGGGGAAATTGTGTATAGCGGCTGTACAAGCTTATGACACTTCAACAGAAAGTATTGATGCACTAAACGCCGCGGAAATGAAGCTGAATGACATAATCAATTCACCTTCTCTTGATGCTGCCTGCAGAAAGATTGACAGTTTGGCTGAGAAGAATCAGCTCGACTCGGCTTTGGTTCTTATGATCACAAAAGCTTGGTCTGCTGCAAAGGAATCCAACATGATGAAAGATGAG GTGAAAGACATATTGTATCATTTGTACGTTACGGCCAGAGGGAATCTGCAGAGGCTTATGCCTAAAGAGGTGCGAATACTCAAGTATCTGCTATCCATAGAGGATCCTGAGGAACAGGTGAGCGCTCTACAAGACGCTTTTACCCCTGGGGATGAGCTTGAAGGGACTGATGTTGACTACTTATACAC GACGCCTGAGCATTTGCAGAGCTTGATAAAGACGGTGCTGGAGGCGTATCATTTCAGTAGAGAAGGGAGTTTAGTGAAGGAAGCCAAGGACCTTATGCATCCTGAGCTTATTGCCAAAATTGAACAACTCAAGCAAGTTGTTGAGAAGAAGTATATGTGA